GGGTGCTGACTGATGGAGGTCTTTACTACACAGAGATTGGTGAAGTGCTGCAGCGATTTAACATCAAGGATGGTCAAGGACTGAAGCTATTGATGCAATCTGGTATAGAGGTTGCAATTATTACTGCTAAGTCTTATCTATCCACCCTGCATCGTGCCAGAGAGCTTGGCATTACTCATAGTTATTTGGGCATAGAGGATAAATTATCTACTCTTAAACAATTATGTGAAAACCTGGGTTTATCTTTGTCTCAGGTGGCGTATGTTGGCGATGACATTAACGATCTTGCACTCATGCAAGCTGTTGGCTGTCCTTTAACTGTGGCTGATGCCATATCTGCAAATCAGGCTTGTGCCCTTTATGTTACTAAACTACCCGGAGGGCAGGGAGCCGTTCGAGAAATCTGCGATATGTTAGTGCAGCTTCGCTCCCCGCTTGAAAATACGTCTAGTTCAAACTAAAGGTAAAGATGATGTCAACATCGAAAACAATCACGCGGCTTATAGCTTGCCACGGTAGCATTCAACTAGTTACAGTCTTGTCAGTTCTTAGCTATAGAGAAAAAGAACAACAGGAACTGAATTTTAAATATAAAAATTACCTCGTCATCACTCCTCTTTGGGCTTGCCAAGAGCAAAATGATGAATTTGCAGATGTTATTGAGAAAATGGCTAAGTCAATTTGCTC
This window of the Chroococcidiopsis sp. CCMEE 29 genome carries:
- a CDS encoding HAD-IIIA family hydrolase encodes the protein MTLICESELHSRLSQVKLLALDVDGVLTDGGLYYTEIGEVLQRFNIKDGQGLKLLMQSGIEVAIITAKSYLSTLHRARELGITHSYLGIEDKLSTLKQLCENLGLSLSQVAYVGDDINDLALMQAVGCPLTVADAISANQACALYVTKLPGGQGAVREICDMLVQLRSPLENTSSSN